ttgttgacgttttctaacttttcccgaagttctttctcactttttacaatgtctttgtcGANNNNNNNNNNNNNNNNNNNNNNNNttttttttttttttttttttcacgtctgtcactcttttcagtgttcttatatcttttttttcttcttaaaatgctaagaaattaaataaaacacccaaattcaatgaaaagagTGGACTgatcagttatttaacttgtgaggagcgtcgTATGGATCGTCAACgttgtttattttatacaatTCGGTtaaaggaaacccaaatttctgatttagaaactttttgaaagtgggtcaaatttgaccccaaggacaacaggagggttaaaaacattttgagttCATTTATACATTTCCCAGCATTCATAACTCTCCAGCTGGTTGAAATAAATGCAGTAAGCCTATGCTTAGTCCCCCACTGATGCAGCGTTCTTTCACAGTGCAAACACATTTCCTCAGGTTACAGACACAGATTCATCAATCAACAATTCCAACAGAATCCAAGCCCCCACGTGACTGTGGATGAATGTCTGGTTAGATTTCATTGGCACCGTCCCTTCAGACAATACAGACCAAACAACCCGGAAAATACACTTTCAAAACATGTTTCATAGTTTAGCTATGCCTAGAATATGCAAGTGTGAACTGGGAAAGCACCTGAAGACAGAATCAGGGCATGAGGGTGGTACTAACTAGACATGGCAGAAGGACTGATTGGGCATAGAACTGAatgtgataactttttttttttttttcattggacGCCCAGGTTAAGGAACTGCTGAGAAGGAAGTGTAGCAGCTGTAAACAATCCAAAAATGCAGCAGCGAGAGACTAAACACAGagatcaaaaaaacaaaaaaaacactaaagatCCAATCTCAATCATGTATTCCTTCACACGGAAAATACAACTAGTACTGCTTTTTCCAAATGTAAAAAGGCGGTTAACAGAAAGTGTTTAGCTCCCAGGCTCACCCCCTTTCTGTCAAAACCCACAAACCAGGCGAACAGGTCTAGCAATCACgggatcacggaaggcttgtatcacttGGTCGCGCCAAcagtttttgttgtcattacgtAGAAATCCACATGGGGGTTCTGGGTCATGAAGTGTTGTAATTGTAATGCAACCTTCCCATAACCTGCCGTTTCTTCTTCTACTGAACCTAAATTGgtgatttccttttgtttcccAAAATGCTTTTTCAACAATCCCCATGAAAGTCGCGACATGTCTGTAGATAGAGGGTTTTCAGATGAACCTCATAGTTAAAtacaaaatgaggaaaaaactgcaaaaaactccactttaaaaaaaaaagaaaaaagaagaaccCCTCCCTTCCTTTCTCTTGTCTGCCTACATGACTGCGGGACCTTGCTATATTTCCAGACATGCGCAAAACATTATCAGTAGTTCTTTAATTCCCNNNNNNNNNNGTGTAAACAAACTCACCAGTTTCCACCTCAGGAGTTTGATCCACTCATCTGCCTCCACACCTGTCTTTGCACAAAGATAAAATGTCCTCTCGGGAAACACAAGGCTGTAGACACACAGATAAGAATAACAGAagtgctattattattattatcgaGGTTTAATGTAAAAAGTCATGTGGGCAGACCCAGGACGTATGATTTCAGCGATTGTCACAAACGTTTTGTTTCATAGTTAGTGTGTAGTTTAGATACGCTGTGTCTCTGAAGCAtggcagtggtgtagtctacgtgaAACGTAGGTACACGCAGTGGACAGTATAAGCTCCAGGTTTTCCATATAATCACTTAAAAATGTCCAATGACATGCAATTACatactttattatatttttgatatattttgaattgtcatttgcgttttttcttctttgcataggctaaataaaggtcatttccactgtaaatgtgcatataagTGTATCCGAATGCAGGAAAGGAAGACAATTCCATTACTGAgctcttttaaatattttaatgaaaaacaaactactctttttaataaaaaaaaagaaaagaaatacaaagtgGTTGTTTCAGGCACACCGTAAAAATGACGATATGTATCGATATTTTCACTTTGAATCGATGACTTTGCCTTGTTGAggatttaatttatatatatatatatatatataNNNNNNNNNNtatatatatatatatatatatatatcgagGGCAATGTATCACTGCACCCCTAATAAGTATCAGCCATTAAATCTGGATTCATAACATATTCAGAAGACTCTGCACAGCGCCTCTTCGTCACCTCACACTTACAGAAAAGATTCTCAACCTGGAATACACTGCAGCAGGATCTGGAATTTAAACTCATTTTAACGTcactggcaaaaaaaacatctttggaatcttcttcttgtttttagtACTTTAGTGTTTTAAGTCTACTTGGCCCTTTTTCCATTATATATTGTAAATAGTAAATCGAGTGTATACTATTGTaatctgtttgtctctctgtaaCTGGTGTTGTGTACTGTCCCAAACAGGTCTCTCTTGTGTCTCAATTAGATTACCTTCATAAATAAAGgctcaattaaaaacaaatctgaccACATACCAAGAGGAATGCACCTTTCAAAATAATTGTCATCAAATACTTACGCTTGAGTATCAATAAGAATTATGtaattattattgtcattttttagtttacagacaatatgatttataaaattgaatgaaaaaaatgaaacaatctaaaaaaaagaaaagaaacccaAGCCACACTTTACAGCAGGGCTTACATTTTTGTAACGATGTTATAAAGTCAACTTAAAGAGAATAACCTAAGACAACAGAACAAACTGGAATCATATTACTGTACTTAAAATGTCCCGCAAAGTTAAGTGAACTCAAACCAACGCATTTATTTTGAGTGAAGTTAAATTCATGTGAATGAGTCACTCTGTATTTTTGGGGGGATTAAGTTAAATgacttcttttattttgatgtgCCGTTAGGTTTTACAGAGCTCTTTAGATTGGTATCCGACTGTGGAGCATTGTGTAAAAGGTAAACGAGGTAAGTGGCGATCACCTCAGCTCATGTGCACTTGTCCTTCCCTCCCCCAGTTTCCTTCTGTTATTTAGCTGCTCACACTTCCCCTTTGTCAAACAACACAAATGTCACATTTCGTTGCCATGGGGAAGTACGAATGGCTGTGGCATCCGACTGCAGAGCTGTCATTATTGgctttttctgtcttgttttgtccaaaaccaaaacagaTATACAGCAAATATTAGCATTTCAGAAGCTGGAAGTGACTTAAAGGATTTATTAATAATTGTAATTGTTGCAAAAGATCCTCCTTAATTTGTGTTCTGAAATCTCCAATTTTGCTCCCAACATGTTGCTTAAAGTTGCTGCTATGTTCAAAACCGTATCTTATccgcaagtaaaaaaaaataaaaaaggctaaTCAGGCAGAACCTGTAGCAGACAGTAAACCTGTAGCattgatttatgaaaaaaaaagtatgtttttttcccgACATTGATGTTGAAGTACGTAACTCAACATATTGAGTTTGGCGTGTGTTCAGTAAggtagaaaagcgctatataaattcaattcaattttttttatatagcgccaaatcacaacaacagttatctcacggTGCTTTTcagaaaagagcaggtctagaccgtactctgtgatgttctttacagaaacccaacagttcccaatGTGTTGGGTGTCTGTAGTGCAGACCATTTACCATAGttctagtctcgcattgccagacctagcCAGTGCTGATCCTTGACGGACATCACTTACCAGAAACAGTTGACTCTCTCCTGGGAGTAGTCAAACTGCACTGCAGAGCAGGCCGTCAGATCCAGGGTTCGAATGGGCTCCTCACACTGCAACATAGAACCACAGCTTACAGGTGTGTCTGCTCTGACTGGAAGTAGCTTGACCTCAGTACAATGGAGCTCAACAGCGTGGTTCCAGAAGTTAAAATAcaattgattttctccacaaGAATTTAGAAGTTGTGGAACCAAAGTCCCTGCTCCTGTAGAAGCTAGAAGTCCGTATGAAATCAACTTTGTTttaggaaaaaaatgttttattcttcATTTTAGAGAGATTAGGAGAATTAGGAGTATTAGTAGAAatactacactacccacaatcctaagcataACAGCGGCGtctctgattggtccaactcgctgttgccatggaaacattTACTGTACCAGCAAAACCAGGAACGGCTAGATCGAGCTTCAACCATTTAAGTCTTAGATAGTTTCTGTACatttttcataatgttttttGGCGCTGATTGGCTTGGGTCAAGActtaaaactctttatatatGCAATTTTTGAAATGTCAATGGAACAATTGAACGGGGAAAAACACTTCTGGAACCAGAGTTGTTCAAAAAGTGGGCGATCACAGCTCTATTGTTCTACTAAGATATCTGAAAAGTGAAGTTGTGAAATAGCACAAAGCTGGAGAGGGACTAaccattttgtctttgaagtatTTGAGTTGATATCTGTTGAGTGTAAACCATCTCTGTTTCCAGTTCTGCAAAACAAATGTCACAAGCAGATGTATTTTTAATACCACCCTCAGTCTGAGGTCAGGGTGAGGGAGatattacagttacattttcaaCTACACATTTCCTAAAGAAAGTTTTTTGcttttaccttcacaaaagctCCTTGTTTCACCAGATAGCCTTCCTTTGTGCCCAGCTGAAAAGACACACTTTGTGTTAGTAGAAACATGACTCTACTGGGAGGGAAGTATTGACTTTCAAGGTTAATTCTGGTTTATTGCAACTTGGATCTGGGCCGCAACCATCTTCACTCAACTTACTCTCTTTCTTGGGAGCTTTCAACCACATATCATGGTTCTTCATCAGGAAAGGAAGTTGTTGGCTCATTTGTCATGGAGCTGGTTTTAATCCACAACACAAGTATGGAACTCCACCAAATGACATTAGGTGGTTGTATATGGTTGGAGGAAGGGATAGAGTACTGGAGACCTGGACTCGGACTTGAGTCCGACTCAAGATATCTATTCTCTGGACTCGTGACTGGACTTGGAATTGCTCACTGATGATTTGGAAGTTGGATTAAGTTCCTGGCTACGTACTTTAATGTGTAGTAGGTCATACACACTTAATAGAAGATATAAATAAAGTACATTTAGTACTTCAACGGTTTAATGCAGGGCCCAGTGATGGAAGAGTCGATTCTCGGACTCTAGTAGCTATTCTCGGGGAATCGTGCCCCGACTCTGACTCCAAACTCAGCTTGTGGGATGACAACTGAGCCAACAACTCCATTGGCTGATGGAGACGAGAGATTTAGCTCTTTGCTCCAGTTGAAATAATCCAGAACTATCTTTTAAGGCTCACTTAAAGAAAGTGGAACTTGAGCCTTCCTGTAGGTTACTTTGGTCACATCACAGAGGTATTTCGATATGATTTGGTATCAGCTGCTCACAGATGTGTGTCATACCGATGGTGCATTGGGCACCAGATCGTTTTCTGTGCGGCCTGACTGTAACGCAGTGTGAACTCGCACAGACTCGTAGATGGATGGCTCCTCCACCCGCCTCGGGTACGGGCACTTCAACACGATCAGGGTTCCTGGTTCAGGGGCAGAGGGGAGATTACAGGCCCGACTACatcacattaaaacacagaagaaagacAACATCCAGTAACACAACAGTCATGGTATAAGACCTACTGCCCACTGTCAGCCCCTATGTCTCATCAATTATTAACTTTTCATGGCCACTGGTATCTTTCCTTCCTATTTATGACTAAAGCTACTATCGATGGAATTTATTGCCACACAACGGACTTTTCGGGCTTCTTCCTCAGCGTGTACACAGGCAATTACGAacaatagccccccccccacacacacacacacacacacacacacacacacacaaacacacaaacacacaaacacacacacgggtgGGTTTAATTACATACAAACAGCTGGAGTAAAACATCCACAATCAAACCCAACGGAGGGAGCCACAACCAATCCAGATCAGGGTTAGAAAACACAAACCAAAAGATAAACAAgcagtgaaaaataatttgggTATCAAACTAAAACTACATTACCAGGCCAAAGAAAACAAccagaacaataaaaaaaaagaagtacacttcagttttgttttctacagaaagggaaaagactTCAGATTGGCACTTCAGGAGATGCCAACAATTACTTACTATCACTGAAGCAGTGCAGagattaaagctttagtgcgtaacgttTTGGTAGtaatgaacatccgttacattcaagccgttgccaaatgagttgctacaaagctaatgaagACGCTCAGcgccacacaactctctctgtatttctcagtatgatgagaagattgtgtcgtccggtgactttcccgcgcagaaacTCGAGGGAAGGTAATTAcatcttctgaagagtccatgatGTTTTTGAATCCTCCgagtcctccttggctactagcaactgcgtggaggaggggtggcgGTGCTGTGTGAtaacggaaggcttgtatcatgtggacgcgccgacagtgttgttgtcaataCTTTCCCCATGGGAGGGCGAccgaaactacgcactatagctttaaattgCTTTGGTGAACTAGACCCCCCAGGATGAATcatgttggtaaatgtgaggataacatgagggtAAAGTACAGCAGAAGATCAGCGGTGGAAGAATTAAGGAAGTGGGTTAATATGACACAAGCTGTATGACATACTGATTGCTCAAAGCTGAAATCCTCCCTCAGGCACAGATTCATCGCACAGCCGGGGGTTCTGTGTCATGAAGTGTTGTAATTGTAATGCAACTTTCCCTTAACCTTCTGAAAAGGTGGTGCACGGTcccggaaggcttgtatcatgtggacgcgccaacagttttgttgagATTACTTAGAATGTCTCATGgggaagacagaaactacgcactataacATCCTTGCTATTTCTGCAGTTCTCCTACTATCCTCTTTGTCTGTGTATGTAGCTACATACATCTGAGGCGCTACAGCTGGAGATTTTACAACAATGTGTTGCAATGTTTCATGAGAGATTTGTGCGCTATGCAACACTGGAAATTCCACCTTCAAAAGTATGTTGTGGGTTTTAAGCAATCCTGTAGTACCTGTCTGACTGAATGAAGATACTAATGAAGATTCCTATCCTCTATTGTCTACctctacatttttttgtaaaccaGGGGCAGGCAAACCCAAAAGTCATCCACAAAGGATCAAGAATAGGTTTATCTATGGTGTATAATTCACTGCACTAAAACCGTATTGATTCATCCTCAGATATAGAAATACCTGAAAATGAAAGTCACAAAGCGGTGGAACACGCTACAAAGTTAATAGTtatatttaccttcacaaaagtgcttgttttgccgctgacaggcttAGATTAATATtcttagtgtctgacaacattatggaaagtaTTCTAAGGTCaccttttctgttaaagagtaagatcctttgttaaacataaaaacatttgctAAATTGCATgtgctaaaccaaccagactccatgtaaataaacagtaattttagcattgtgaAATACACTTCAATCAAAGTCAACAGAACCAAagtaaaactatgaaaagccgttttgggttgTCTTTGCAATTTTCCAacaatcacaactctagtttgaATAAACAGACTTCAGTGATTTACATGAGAAAATATCTTGAAAATATCTTggctaaaaatatatatatatattttttaaatggagtccgGTGGGTTCAGCGCTAgcaacttcagagctgtttctggttaaaaagaaaggtctcaaagacgttttaaatatttaaaaattccataatgttgtcagacactaagaATAATAATTGGAGCCTTTTGGtggcaaaaaaacactttttgtggACAAAATTGATGTtgcacatttgccccatagAGTTACATTGCAGCCTGGTCTGTGTCCACTGGTTACAGCGTTCATGCTTAATAGATTGATGTCACAATCAGTCACTTCCACATATGTATAACATtgaaaaatagggtccaggttgaagaaaaaaaaaaaggaattaccTTTTGATGATCAAACCCTGACACTAAAAAggccaaaatgtccaaaaatggCAAGCTCATTAGCATCTTGTACATCACGTCTAATTATTAATATTGAGATATGTTGCAATACACTGTGTTAGCACTTCGTAACtctactttttaaaatgtcaaactactccCAGTTTCTATGtgtggaagaggattagggGCACATGCGAAAAAatgtattgactttttttttacaacatacttttgtgtaaaaaaacaaaaaaaaacagaagcgTGTATCTTTTCCGACAAACCAAGCTGTAATTTTCAATATCCCTTCTTGAGAGCTTCCTTGCAGTTGAAGAtgcgtaaccatggtaaccccTGCCAACGTCTGCTCTGATGGCATCGCCAGATAATGCTCACATTACACAAAGTTAAGGTAAGGTTAATTACTAGGCCAACAGTCGTTTAAatatgaagaaatgtaaattagCAGGGTTATTGACGTTACAGAGCTCTTTACAGAGGTCTTTTTTTGTTACTACCACATTGCATTGTGGTCTATGTACGAAGGCATTGTGTCCAGTACTGCATTCTGTAATATTTTACCAGCAATAGTAAGCAATTTGCGTACTATTGGTTTCACACCAAGATTTCGGACATACTAAAAAAGCATGTTAATGAAAGCTACAGAAGCTACTATGTACATTTTTCACacgtggccctaatcctctccCGTATCTACTCCTGTATGTGAGCCTTTCCCACATTGATTTATTGTATGACATCAAAAGAGGCTCAAAGAAACTATTACCTTTGCTTTGAAAGCAATGAGCCAGAAAGATAGCCAACCGAGCAACACGTTGTTTCAGTGGAGGAGCCGTTAACGTGCAGTAAGCTTGTTAGTGAGACGACAGGAGGCGCTGCATACCTGTGTCGCTGCCCAGCAGAGGCTGGTTAGCGAAGTGGTTGACAAAGTCCTGAAGGGTTGCGTACTCGTTGAACCCAAACGCATAGCCGCTGTCTTTGCGCGTCACGTGAAAGTGCTTGACAGAATCCTTCGCCCTATGTGTCAAATGACAAAAGTGGTTGACATGCAAAAATACTCAAATAACAAATGTGTCATCTTTAGGCCTGGGtatcctttaaaaaatgtgtggtACCGGTACCAATAATAAAACCATGACTTTGATACCAGTTCCGGAACAAcagaaaatccattttaacaaaaggaaattaCAACATTAGGGCACAAATGtgtcttcatttatttatcattccCTAGTACATGAGCCCACCACAGTCCACCACAAACACTATT
Above is a genomic segment from Etheostoma spectabile isolate EspeVRDwgs_2016 chromosome 20, UIUC_Espe_1.0, whole genome shotgun sequence containing:
- the dapp1 gene encoding dual adapter for phosphotyrosine and 3-phosphotyrosine and 3-phosphoinositide, which produces MSFYSDASSEDTSELETLGWYHYDLSRHAAEALLLSNGKDGSYLLRNSNEGPGCFALSVRAKDSVKHFHVTRKDSGYAFGFNEYATLQDFVNHFANQPLLGSDTGTLIVLKCPYPRRVEEPSIYESVRVHTALQSGRTENDLVPNAPSLGTKEGYLVKQGAFVKNWKQRWFTLNRYQLKYFKDKMCEEPIRTLDLTACSAVQFDYSQERVNCFCLVFPERTFYLCAKTGVEADEWIKLLRWKLSQINKGR